One Rhodothermales bacterium DNA window includes the following coding sequences:
- a CDS encoding IS3 family transposase: MVSFIDEHRDSYGVEPICSQLPIAPSTFYDHKDKRNHPQRRSSRAKRDDALCSEVKRVWEENFQVYGAHKVWKQLNREDIEVARCTVERLMKRLGLEGARRGKGCKTTIADTGADRPADLVQRQFVA; the protein is encoded by the coding sequence ATGGTGTCGTTTATCGATGAGCACCGGGATAGTTACGGGGTCGAGCCGATCTGCAGTCAGCTGCCGATTGCCCCGTCCACCTTTTACGACCACAAGGACAAACGTAATCACCCGCAGAGGCGCTCAAGCCGCGCCAAACGGGACGACGCCCTGTGCTCGGAAGTGAAGCGGGTCTGGGAGGAGAACTTCCAGGTCTACGGCGCGCATAAAGTATGGAAGCAGCTAAACCGCGAGGATATCGAGGTCGCCCGCTGCACGGTGGAACGGCTGATGAAGCGGTTAGGGCTGGAGGGCGCCAGGCGCGGCAAAGGCTGCAAGACGACGATCGCGGATACCGGAGCGGATCGGCCTGCCGACCTGGTGCAGCGCCAGTTTGTGGCT